The Saprospiraceae bacterium genomic interval TGCTCAAAGCTGACCAGCTGGGACGAAATGGAAATATTGCTAAAACCAGAGTTGCTGATGATAACTTACCACTTTTTTATTTTTCAATTCTTCCATCCAATTATCCCGACACGATATATAAGATAAGGCCTAAAAGTACTAACCAAAGAGCCATCTCTTTTTTGCGACAAGGTACCAAATGGGAAGATCTACAGAAATATCTTTTACTGGAAAAAAATTTGAGTAGGTCTGAGAACCAATCTCTCCAATCTCTAATCTGGTTGATCAATCAGTCTAATGATTTGCATGAGATTAAGTCGGCCACCCAACATGTCTCTGACTCATTAAGAAACTATCCTGACTTTCAATCCTGGGTGGGCCAACTCGACCGTTGTATAGCAGGTAGCAATAAGCTTCAACTTTATTTTCCATCTATCTATTGGTATGGCATGGAGAATCAATACCACCGGTGGATCAGCAGGATCCTACATGGAAATCTTGGCAATTCTATTGTCGACAACAGACCAGCCTGGACCAAGATAAAAGAAGCTTTAAGCTGGACCTTGTCATTCAATTTAATCTCACTTCTCCTGATATTTTTATTGGCCATCCTGGCAGGAGAATATTTATACAAAAATGTAAACAATAAAAAAGGTAGGTTCCTTGAAGCATTATTGTTGTTTTTCTATAGCATCCCGAGGTTTTTCTTTGGTATCATATTGATCTACTTGTTTGCCAGTGATACTATTTTTCCTGCCTTGCATATATTCCCAACGCCAGGATTTATGAATGCACCACCGGAAGCTTCTATATTTCAGAAGTGGGCTGGTTTTGGGATTTATTTGGTATTACCGACCATCGCGATGGTCATTCCTTCACTAGCTTATATTAGTCGATTATACCTTTCCCGACTACTGGAAGAGGGCACCAAACCTTATGCTTTTTGGGCCTGGAGCAGAGGCGTCCCCCCTGAGCATATTATCAAGAAGCATTTAAGAAAAAATGCATTTATGCCCATCTTGGCTTTAATCGGAATGGAACTGCCTTTACTTTTAGGCGGATCTGTGGTCATTGAAGTATTGTTTAATATTCCTGGTATGGGGAGATTGATGATGCAATCTATTTTATTGCAGGATTGGATAGTCGTATTTAGTATTCTTTTTCTGACAGGGGTACTTACTGTGCTTGGAAAATTAGTGACAGATATCATGATTGGATCAGCGGATAAAAGAATAAAATGGGCTTGATCACCGGTACGATAATAAAACTAAAGCGATTATCATTCATTAGAAAGATATGCCTGGCGATCATAGCATTGAATATGGTCCTGGCATTGGGCGCCAATATCATAGCCAATGATAAGCCACTTTATTGTAATTGTGATGGTCATTCGCTATGGCCTGCCTGGGAAGATTATCTTTCCTGGTTTTACTCAGATCATCAACAGCACTTGACAGACTATACTCATTGCACGCGGGTGATTATGCCATTGATTCCTTTTCACTCGACTTCAATTGATCCTGCCAGTAGCGGATATTCTGCACCCTTAAAAAAAAGTAGTACAGTAGGAGCTACTCATTGGTTAGGGACGGACGCACTGGGTCGAGATGTGTTGGCGGGACTGATACACGGTGCCAGGTTTGTATGGATCCTTGGGTTGCTATCCACTATTATAGCCGCGATACCTGGCATAGGCCTTGGCATGTTGATCGGATATTGGCAGAATAAGAGATTAAAGTGGTCTGTGGGTCAAATATTAATTCTATTGATTTGGTGGTCACTTGCACTGTATGAAGCCATGGTGCTCAGTTGGCATTTTGATGGGGTGTCCTTCGGTTTGATGATGTTGTCATTGTTGATTGTTTGGTCATTGACGAGTAAAATATTTTTTAGAAGTTTTCAAATTATAGGTCCTAAAATATTTGTGCCTGTAGACCATGTAGTGATGCGTGGCATAGATGTATTTGAATCATTTCCAAAAATGTTTTTGTTAATGGGTTTGATGGTGGTGATGACCCGACCTTCTGTATTCATGTTATCTGTAATGGTGGCGATCATTCGATGGACTTTATTTGTACAGGTGGCCAGAGCTGAAACTTTAAAAGAGCGTGTGGCCAATTATGTCATCTCTGCAGAAAATATCAACCTACCCTGGTGGAAAATATTGATTAAGCATATTTGGCCTAATATTAAAAGTTCGCTGTTGGTGACTGCCATATTTTCATTCAGTGCTGCGATATTGGTAGAGGCCTCTCTTTCTTTTATTGGACTGGGACTTAGGATAGAGGTGGTGACATGGGGGAGTCTGCTCAATGCAGGCAGACAATATATGCCCGGGTGGTGGTTGTCCTTGTTCCCTGGTCTTGCTATTTTCTCATTGCTGTTGTCACTCAACTGGTTATTTATCGATAGATCAAAATTGGCTGGTCAATATGAAAAAAGCTGAAAGGTAAAGCATACTTCTTGAAGGATTAAATGCGGATGATTTTCGATAATCACATTAAAAAAATAAATAATATGTTTTATATTTGAAAGGTTAATCTTCGACTGTAACTTATATTTGAAAACATGAACAAAACTGATTTAATAGAACTAATAGCAAAAGGAGCATCCATCTCCAAAGTAAAAGCTGAATCTGCCATCAATATTACCCTCGAGTCAATGCGAAAATCGCTGAAACGGGGGGAAAAAGTACAATTAATGGGGTTTGGCACTTTTTCAGTGACCAAAAGAGCCGCTCGTACCGGTAGAAACCCCCAGACCGGTAAACCTATCAAAATCGCTGCCCGCAAAGTAGCAAGGTTTAAACCTGGCAAGGAATTGATCGCAGCAGTGAAATAAACTGATCTTTTAAAAGTGTAATATGCAAGACTTGCCAAGCTACATTGCTCAAGTATTCTTGATCACTACTTTGGTAGCTGTGCTGCTGTTTTATTTGGCAAGTCATAGATCAAGGACTACTCTGGTTGTAATCATTATTTGGATATTGGTGCAATCTACCTTAGGATTTTTCGGATTTTATGTGCATGCTGCTTCCAATCCGCCAAGGATTTTACTGTTAGTTCTTCCTCCTATACTCCTGATTGTAGGCCTTTTTAACACCGCGCCTGGCAAAAAATATATTGATCAGTTTGATACCGGCATATTGACTTTACTGCACGTAGTCAGAATCCCGGTGGAAATCGTTTTATTTTGGTTATCTGTGCACAAAGCAGTACCAGAACTCATGACTTTTACTGGTCGAAATTTCGATGTATTTTCTGGCTTGACAGCACCCCTGATTTTTTATTTTGGGTATTTTGAAAAAAAACTAAGATCTCCATTGATTTTAATCTGGAATTGTATTTGTGTTGGCCTTCTTTTAAATATTGTGTGTTACGCTGTTTTATCAGCCCCATTACCAATACAGGCTTTTGCTTTTGACCAGCCCAATGTCGCTGTGCTTCATTTTCCGTTTAATTTATTGCCGGCATGCATGGTGCCCTTGGTATTATTCTCCCACTTGGTTTGTATCAGGCAAATCATTTATCCGCCAAAATTGATCGTCAAAGGAAGTGTTATATCCTAAAGGACGGTTAGGAAATATCGATAGAACTTAAACAGCACCACTAATATTTTGCATTGATTTCAATAAAAGAGTAATAAAACCCACTTTTTTGACCTATTCTCCGGTCATATCTTTTGTTCTTCACTGAATTATATATTTCTTTGCGTCGCCAATCCAAATAGTTCAGTCATTTTTGGCAGAACAAATAAGGTATGGTTTATATTATTTGATACAATGAAAAAGGACCTTGATTCTTTGAAAGCAATGGCTTCGCAGGTGAGAAGAGACATCGTGCGCATGGTTTACTATTGCCAAAGTGGTCATCCGGGTGGATCCCTGGGATGTACTGATTTTTTAGTTGCTTTATATGGCGAACATTTAAAGTTTAAGCTTCCATTCGATATGAAAGGCAGGGGGGAAGATCTTTTTTTTCTTTCCAATGGACATATTTCTCCGGTATGGTACAGTGTACTTGCTCATAGTGGGTTTTTTCCAAAAGAAGAGTTGACCACTTTTAGAAAACTAAATACCAGGCTCCAGGGTCATCCTACTACCCATGAGGGATTGCCAGGCGTGAGAGTGGCATCCGGCTCTTTGGGCCAGGGTCTTTCTGTTGGCTTAGGAGCAGCCATGGCTAAAAAATTAGATGGGGATGAAGGCATCGTCCATGTACTGACAGGCGATGGCGAATTGGATGAAGGCCAAAACTGGGAAGCTATCTTGAGCGCAGCCCATCATAAAGTGGATAATTTGATCGCCACGGTTGATTGGAATGGCCAGCAAATAGACGGCCCGACCGAAAAAGTCATGAATTTGGGTGATCTGCCTGCAAAATGGACTGCTTTTGGCTGGGAAGTGATCATATGTGAAAACGGCAATGACCTGCAGGATATATCTGACACGCTGTCTGCTGCCAAATCAAAACTCCACCGGGGTGTGCCAATCGTTATTCTGATGAAAACCAATATGGGGTATGGTGTTGATTTTATGATGAATAGTCATAAATGGCATGGGGTAGCCCCCAATGAAGAGCAGTGTAAAGCAGCTCTGGCTCAGCTTCCGGAAACCCTTGGAGATTTTCCTTTTAACCCAGATTACAAATACAATTAAGCAGACAGTATGATCAATGTAAATAATCTCACCGTATCAGGTAAAAAAGCCACAAGGGATGGATTTGGAGCAGGGCTGCTCGAAGTAGGTCGTACCAACAGTGATGTGCTGGCACTTACTGCTGATCTGTTAGGATCTTTGAAAATGGATGACTTCAAAAAAGAATTTCCTGAGCGTTTTTTTCAAATGGGTATCGCTGAAGCCAATATGATGGGGGTCGCCGCAGGCATGGCTACGGTTGGTAAAATTCCTTATACAGGCACTTTCGCCAATTTTTCTACAGGAAGAGTCTATGATCAGATCAGGCAATCCATAGCCTACTCCCATAAAAATGTCAAAATATGTGCTTCGCATGCCGGGCTCACACTTGGTGAAGACGGTGCTACTCACCAGATCCTCGAGGATATAGGCATGATGCGCATGCTTCCGGGTATGTCTGTAGTCGTACCCTGTGATGCACACCAGACTAAACTGGCTACCATTGCTATAGCCGATCATTACGGGCCGGTCTATTTACGGTTTGGACGACCTGCCTGGCCGGTTTTTACAGAGAATATTCCATTTGAATTGGGTAAAGCCCAGATATTAAATGAAGGATCAGATCTCACGATCATTGCTACCGGTCATCTCGTATGGTTTGGAGTAGAGGCAGTAAAACTGCTTGCTGCCGAAGGGATATCCTGTGATCTGATCAATGTCCATACCATCAAACCACTCGATACGGAGACCATCCTCAACAGTGTCAGTAAGACCCGGTGTGTGGTCACCGCCGAAGAGCATCAGATCTATGGAGGACTCGGAGATATGATCGCTGGTCTGTTATCCCGCAATGAGCCTGCTCCGCAGGAATACGTAGCTGTCAATGATAGCTTTGGTGAAAGTGGAAAACCTGACGAACTCCTGACCAAGTACGGTTTGAGTATAGACAGCATCGTACGGTCTGCCCATAGAGTTTTGAAACGAAAATAGATACTACATACGGGCAGCAGGCATTATCTTGCAGGGATGCAAAACTTATTTTTCAAGGCTTCGGTAAGTTGGAGAATTTTGGTCCTGGTACTGGCCTTCTTTTTATTGAATTTGTCTTATTCGGCCCTAGCCCAGCGACCCTTTCAAAACGAGATAGATCAGTTTAAAAAACAGGACCAGGTATCACCTCCGATTGCGGGACAGATTTTATTGGTGGGTAGTTCTTCCTTTAGACGGTGGACCAATGTGCAGGGTCGATTTCCCGGATATCCTATTCTCAATCGTGGTTTCGGTGGTTCTACCTTACCGGATGTAATAGGTTTTGCTCAAGACATTATCATCCCATATCATCCCAAACAAGTAGCCATCTATTGTGGTGAAAATGATCTTGCTGCCGATAGTACGATCAATGGCAAAACTATATTTAAACGATTCAGGACACTGTCCAAAATTATCAGGAGTGGTTTGCCTGGTTGTCCGATATTATTTGTGGCAGTCAAGCCCAGCCCTTCCCGTGCTCGTGTGTTGGATAAAGTGATCGATGCCAACGCTCGTATCTCTCGTTATTGCCGAAACCATAAAAATTATGCTTTTGCTGATGTATTCACACCAATGTTGGGACCTGACCACAAACCTATGGAAGATTTGTTCGTAGGGGATATGCTGCATATGAATGAAAAGGGATATGATATCTGGACGCGGGTGATTCAACCATATTTGCTTAAGTAAATATGGGCTTTGTGTCGTGTTTTGGAGCAGTTGAACTGCGACATTTTTGAGGAAGCGTCGGAGGAAAACTCCTCCTAAACGGGGTGGTAGGGGCGTTTTGGGGCCTCTAATGAAGTGTTATGGAAGTTTTAGAGCACTAGAACTGCGACCTGGTTACACCTTAACCACATTTAGATTCAATTCCTTCAACTGTGCCGTATCAAGTTCTGAAGGGGCATCGATCATCATATCCCTACCCATATTGTTTTTTGGAAAGGCGATATAATCCCTGATCGAAGTCTGGCCTTGCATGACAGCACACAACCTATCAAATCCGAAGGCGATACCTCCATGCGGCGGAGCACCATATTCAAAGGCATTCAACAAAAATCCAAATTGGTCCTGGGCTTTTTCAGGTGTGAATCCTAACAGAGCAAAGTTTTTAGATTGTAATTCCCGATCATGAATACGAATAGAACCACCACCGATCTCCGTGCCATTGATCACGAGGTCATAAGCGTCAGCCCTGATACTACCCAATATAGTTCGATCGGAGCTGGACATTTTTTCGATATCGGCTGCTTTAGGGGAGGTAAATGGGTGGTGCATAGCAAAATATCTGGCGCTATCCTCATCCCACTCCAATAACGGGAAGTCCAATACCCACAATGGTTTGAAATCACCCGCTTGCATCAGGCCATGCCGCCGGCCAAGCTCCAGGCGCAATTCGCCCAGTTGCTTGCGGGTCTTTTCCTGTTCGCCACAAAGGATGAATATGATATCTCCTGGTTGGGCTTTGACCAGCTCTGCCCAGGTTTTGAGGTCTTCCTGGCTATAAAATTTATCAACACTGGACTTAAAAGTGCCATCCAAATTATACTTGACCTGTACCAGTCCTTTGGCACCGATCTGCGGCCGCTGGACCCATTCGGTGAGCTCTTTGATCTCCTTGTTGGAGTAGGCGTCTGCTTTGCCTTCCAACGCCAGGGCTGCGATATAAGGCACACTATCAAACACATTAAATCCTTTTCCTTTGGCTGCATCATTCAGCTCCTGGATCTGCATACCGAAGCGCAGATCCGGCTTATCGATCCCATAAAATTTCATGGCGTCGTCATAACTCATCCTGGGGAAGGCATTCATCTCCAGGCCTAGCATGACCTTAAACAGATTGACCGTCAAGCCTTCAAACATATTGAGGATATCCTCTCTGTGCACAAAGGACATCTCGCAGTCGATCTGGGTAAACTCCGGCTGGCGATCTGCCCTCAGGTCTTCATCCCTAAAACATTTTACGATCTGAAAGTATTTGTCCATCCCTGCCACCATCAGTATCTGTTTGAAGGTCTGAGGCGATTGAGGCAGGGCATAAAATTGGCCTGGATTCATCCTGGAAGGCACTACAAAGTCCCGGGCACCTTCCGGAGTGCTTTTGATTAAGAAAGGAGTCTCTATCTCGGCAAAACCCTGGTTGGACAGATATTTACGTGTCTCCAAGCCTAGTTTGGATCTGAATAGTATTTTTGATTGTACGGCATTCCTTCTGATATCGAGATATCGGTATTTGGCGCGAATATCCTCGCCGCCGTCCGTGTCATCGGTGATGGTAAACGGAGGTATCTTGGATGCATTGAGTACGAGCAGTGATTTGGCCTCTATTTCTATATCGCCGGTAGGACGCTTTGGATTTTTGGCACTCCTTTCTCTGACCTCACCGGTGACTTGTATTACAAATTCCCGGCCTAGTTTTCTAGCCTGATCGCACAAGGCAGGATCTGTGTCCATATTGAATACCAACTGGGTGATCCCATAGCGGTCTCGCACATCCATAAAGGTCATACCGCCAAAATCCCGACTGGCATCTACCCAGCCGCTCAAAGTCACTGATTGTCCAAGGTGTGACATCCTCAACTCTCCACAATTATGCGTCCTATACATATATATATGATAAATTTTTGAGCCGCAAAGGTAAGCTAAACAAGGAGATTGTGATTCTCAATCGTACAGCATTATTGATTGACAGCGATGCACCCAACCCTCGCAGGCCAATAAAGGTGTTAATCCATCCAGATTTTCTAAAGGTGCATGTTCGAGCCAATGCTTGAGCTTGGTAGAGCCGGTCAATCTTACAAAATGGTCTTCTCCTGTCCTGTTGACATGAGTAGGATAGGGCATCCATCTAAATTGATCGGCAAAAAGACTTTTTATCATCGCCAATAGGATCATTCCACAATAGACCGGGCGGAAAAGATTTGGATCAGTGACAACCAATTTAGCGCCAAAGCATGTTTGCTGGTTAAACTTATTTCCTTTTGCGATTAATACTGATTCATCGAATCGCAAGCCTTTGATATCAAGTTTTTCAAGATTGGAAATCAACGATTGGATATGTATCCATGGTGCCACTGCTACTTTAAAAGATTTTTCTGTACCGCGACCTTCTGAGATATTAGTAGCCTCCAGATAACAAAGGGCCGGATAAGTAAATATGGTATCCAGATCAGTAATCGCCGGGGAAGGTGGGACAAAAGGATATTGATATTGTGCACAATTCATATACCTTTTCCAATGGGCGGTAGGGATGATTTGCAGATCCAACCGGTGCCAGCCTTTTTCTTTTTTTATTAATAAGGCCAGTTCGCCGAGGGTCAATCCAAATCGGATAGGAACATTCCAGGAGCCAATAAACGATAAAGATGCTGGCTGCATCATGGGACCCTCTGACATGCTGAGGTCGCCACCCAATGGATTAGGACGGTCCAAAAGGATTAAAGGTTTTTGGTATGCTACGCATGTTTCCATGACATGCATCATTGTCCAGAGATAAGTATAATATCTGACGCCGATATTGGGCAAATCAAGGATCAGTGCATCAAGTTGCTTTAATGATTCCTCCGAAGGCGAAAGCTGATCGCCATACAAACTGACGATTGGTATATTTAAACGAGCATGTTGCCCATGAGGCTGAAAGCTTCCATCAGCTCCGTTGGCTTTGAAGCCATGTTCAGGTGAAAAGATGGTTTTGATTTTAAATTCCAGATCAAGGAGCACTTTTAATATTGGAGTGCC includes:
- a CDS encoding ABC transporter permease, with the protein product MQLPPMTRWLLNRVLMIIPVLLIISILAFLLMRSMQTEINLLKADQLGRNGNIAKTRVADDNLPLFYFSILPSNYPDTIYKIRPKSTNQRAISFLRQGTKWEDLQKYLLLEKNLSRSENQSLQSLIWLINQSNDLHEIKSATQHVSDSLRNYPDFQSWVGQLDRCIAGSNKLQLYFPSIYWYGMENQYHRWISRILHGNLGNSIVDNRPAWTKIKEALSWTLSFNLISLLLIFLLAILAGEYLYKNVNNKKGRFLEALLLFFYSIPRFFFGIILIYLFASDTIFPALHIFPTPGFMNAPPEASIFQKWAGFGIYLVLPTIAMVIPSLAYISRLYLSRLLEEGTKPYAFWAWSRGVPPEHIIKKHLRKNAFMPILALIGMELPLLLGGSVVIEVLFNIPGMGRLMMQSILLQDWIVVFSILFLTGVLTVLGKLVTDIMIGSADKRIKWA
- a CDS encoding ABC transporter permease, yielding MGLITGTIIKLKRLSFIRKICLAIIALNMVLALGANIIANDKPLYCNCDGHSLWPAWEDYLSWFYSDHQQHLTDYTHCTRVIMPLIPFHSTSIDPASSGYSAPLKKSSTVGATHWLGTDALGRDVLAGLIHGARFVWILGLLSTIIAAIPGIGLGMLIGYWQNKRLKWSVGQILILLIWWSLALYEAMVLSWHFDGVSFGLMMLSLLIVWSLTSKIFFRSFQIIGPKIFVPVDHVVMRGIDVFESFPKMFLLMGLMVVMTRPSVFMLSVMVAIIRWTLFVQVARAETLKERVANYVISAENINLPWWKILIKHIWPNIKSSLLVTAIFSFSAAILVEASLSFIGLGLRIEVVTWGSLLNAGRQYMPGWWLSLFPGLAIFSLLLSLNWLFIDRSKLAGQYEKS
- a CDS encoding HU family DNA-binding protein is translated as MNKTDLIELIAKGASISKVKAESAINITLESMRKSLKRGEKVQLMGFGTFSVTKRAARTGRNPQTGKPIKIAARKVARFKPGKELIAAVK
- a CDS encoding transketolase, encoding MKKDLDSLKAMASQVRRDIVRMVYYCQSGHPGGSLGCTDFLVALYGEHLKFKLPFDMKGRGEDLFFLSNGHISPVWYSVLAHSGFFPKEELTTFRKLNTRLQGHPTTHEGLPGVRVASGSLGQGLSVGLGAAMAKKLDGDEGIVHVLTGDGELDEGQNWEAILSAAHHKVDNLIATVDWNGQQIDGPTEKVMNLGDLPAKWTAFGWEVIICENGNDLQDISDTLSAAKSKLHRGVPIVILMKTNMGYGVDFMMNSHKWHGVAPNEEQCKAALAQLPETLGDFPFNPDYKYN
- a CDS encoding transketolase family protein, whose protein sequence is MINVNNLTVSGKKATRDGFGAGLLEVGRTNSDVLALTADLLGSLKMDDFKKEFPERFFQMGIAEANMMGVAAGMATVGKIPYTGTFANFSTGRVYDQIRQSIAYSHKNVKICASHAGLTLGEDGATHQILEDIGMMRMLPGMSVVVPCDAHQTKLATIAIADHYGPVYLRFGRPAWPVFTENIPFELGKAQILNEGSDLTIIATGHLVWFGVEAVKLLAAEGISCDLINVHTIKPLDTETILNSVSKTRCVVTAEEHQIYGGLGDMIAGLLSRNEPAPQEYVAVNDSFGESGKPDELLTKYGLSIDSIVRSAHRVLKRK
- a CDS encoding G-D-S-L family lipolytic protein: MQNLFFKASVSWRILVLVLAFFLLNLSYSALAQRPFQNEIDQFKKQDQVSPPIAGQILLVGSSSFRRWTNVQGRFPGYPILNRGFGGSTLPDVIGFAQDIIIPYHPKQVAIYCGENDLAADSTINGKTIFKRFRTLSKIIRSGLPGCPILFVAVKPSPSRARVLDKVIDANARISRYCRNHKNYAFADVFTPMLGPDHKPMEDLFVGDMLHMNEKGYDIWTRVIQPYLLK
- the aspS gene encoding aspartate--tRNA ligase; this translates as MYRTHNCGELRMSHLGQSVTLSGWVDASRDFGGMTFMDVRDRYGITQLVFNMDTDPALCDQARKLGREFVIQVTGEVRERSAKNPKRPTGDIEIEAKSLLVLNASKIPPFTITDDTDGGEDIRAKYRYLDIRRNAVQSKILFRSKLGLETRKYLSNQGFAEIETPFLIKSTPEGARDFVVPSRMNPGQFYALPQSPQTFKQILMVAGMDKYFQIVKCFRDEDLRADRQPEFTQIDCEMSFVHREDILNMFEGLTVNLFKVMLGLEMNAFPRMSYDDAMKFYGIDKPDLRFGMQIQELNDAAKGKGFNVFDSVPYIAALALEGKADAYSNKEIKELTEWVQRPQIGAKGLVQVKYNLDGTFKSSVDKFYSQEDLKTWAELVKAQPGDIIFILCGEQEKTRKQLGELRLELGRRHGLMQAGDFKPLWVLDFPLLEWDEDSARYFAMHHPFTSPKAADIEKMSSSDRTILGSIRADAYDLVINGTEIGGGSIRIHDRELQSKNFALLGFTPEKAQDQFGFLLNAFEYGAPPHGGIAFGFDRLCAVMQGQTSIRDYIAFPKNNMGRDMMIDAPSELDTAQLKELNLNVVKV
- a CDS encoding DUF1343 domain-containing protein — protein: MSWNSQSNYNQNRHKLVAIKCGIDRLKIDSSKMDLHLHYGLITNESAVDDQGTPILKVLLDLEFKIKTIFSPEHGFKANGADGSFQPHGQHARLNIPIVSLYGDQLSPSEESLKQLDALILDLPNIGVRYYTYLWTMMHVMETCVAYQKPLILLDRPNPLGGDLSMSEGPMMQPASLSFIGSWNVPIRFGLTLGELALLIKKEKGWHRLDLQIIPTAHWKRYMNCAQYQYPFVPPSPAITDLDTIFTYPALCYLEATNISEGRGTEKSFKVAVAPWIHIQSLISNLEKLDIKGLRFDESVLIAKGNKFNQQTCFGAKLVVTDPNLFRPVYCGMILLAMIKSLFADQFRWMPYPTHVNRTGEDHFVRLTGSTKLKHWLEHAPLENLDGLTPLLACEGWVHRCQSIMLYD